Proteins from a genomic interval of uncultured Desulfuromusa sp.:
- the ftsZ gene encoding cell division protein FtsZ: MPNQEGVMFQFEAELDQAAKIKVIGVGGGGGNAVNTMISNNVEGVEFLTANTDAQALRRSDASMKIQLGGHLTKGLGAGANPEIGRQAAEEDKQRLVEMFEGADMIFVAAGMGGGTGTGAAPIIAAAAKEAGALTVGVVTKPFTREGRQRMKRAEAGIAELREVVDSLVVVPNDRLLGLAGKHMSILDAFKPADDVLRQAVQGISDLITTEGLINVDFADVRTVMSNHGMAMMGIGVAEGERRAAEAAHNAISSPLLEEVDISGAMGVLVNISGSSSMTMEEFEEASTIIHEKVHEDANIIVGLVIDESLGEKIKITAIATGFGEVFEDKQETPDVVDQRMQTLSQISTKIDLDVPTHIRKQQPASSMSRRSRDLSSSTRDLFVDDEQFDIPTFLRRRVD; encoded by the coding sequence ATGCCTAATCAAGAGGGAGTCATGTTTCAATTTGAAGCAGAATTGGATCAAGCCGCAAAAATCAAGGTTATTGGTGTTGGTGGAGGTGGTGGAAATGCCGTCAACACAATGATCAGCAACAACGTCGAGGGTGTGGAGTTTCTAACCGCCAATACCGATGCGCAGGCATTGCGTCGCAGTGATGCTTCGATGAAGATTCAACTGGGCGGGCATCTGACCAAAGGGTTGGGAGCAGGTGCAAATCCGGAAATTGGCCGTCAGGCGGCTGAGGAAGATAAACAACGACTGGTTGAAATGTTTGAAGGTGCCGACATGATTTTTGTGGCTGCCGGAATGGGTGGTGGCACGGGAACAGGGGCAGCACCCATTATTGCAGCAGCAGCAAAAGAAGCAGGCGCGTTAACTGTGGGCGTGGTGACCAAGCCGTTTACCCGGGAAGGTCGTCAGCGGATGAAGCGCGCTGAGGCCGGGATTGCTGAGCTGCGCGAAGTTGTTGACTCCCTCGTGGTTGTTCCCAACGATCGCTTGCTTGGTTTGGCTGGTAAGCATATGAGCATTTTAGATGCCTTTAAGCCGGCGGATGATGTTTTACGTCAGGCGGTTCAAGGCATTTCAGACTTGATTACAACTGAAGGTCTTATCAATGTTGACTTTGCTGATGTCCGGACGGTCATGAGTAATCACGGAATGGCAATGATGGGAATCGGTGTTGCCGAAGGTGAACGCCGAGCCGCAGAGGCAGCCCATAATGCCATCAGCAGTCCGTTGCTGGAAGAAGTTGATATCTCAGGCGCTATGGGAGTACTGGTTAATATTTCGGGTTCTTCCAGTATGACCATGGAAGAATTTGAAGAAGCTTCAACGATCATCCATGAGAAGGTTCATGAAGATGCCAATATTATTGTTGGTCTGGTGATTGATGAAAGTCTTGGAGAAAAAATAAAAATTACGGCAATTGCGACCGGGTTTGGCGAGGTCTTTGAGGATAAGCAGGAGACTCCTGATGTCGTTGACCAGCGGATGCAAACTTTATCCCAGATCAGCACTAAAATTGATCTTGATGTGCCGACTCATATTCGTAAACAACAACCAGCATCTTCAATGAGCCGAAGAAGTCGTGATCTGTCCAGCTCGACCCGGGATTTGTTTGTTGATGATGAACAGTTCGATATTCCGACTTTTCTGCGTCGGCGTGTTGACTGA
- a CDS encoding AMP-binding protein — MPDTILKKGTLFDMLLNSSNDFAEDIAFVYRSSNTEFEVSYEKLFEDALILSKAFMSHKVCKGSKVLLLSDNRYGWIVSDFALISIGAISVPRGSDTTTQELEFILQHAECDFLIIETEELLKAHEEMLKKQKKLKAIFVIEGDKTHRWFDSTYSYNDILKNRTISTEDTQKFFARRYALSLDDVFTLIYTSGTTGVPKGVLLTHRNIMYNVQNMPDLIALDGSDRWVSILPSWHIFERAAEYIALSKGCMIFYSSVRTFAADLEKYQPTIVATVPRLWESMYTKVNQALEKQSPRKARMFKLLVGISARYKHQKRVLKKQLPVFSKVSLLQRFRDNLNAMVLLLLLAPLNSFAQKKLLLVQEKFGGKLRLAISGGGSLPPYLDEWIDAIGIRIVNAYGMTECAPAIAGRSVKCEIFGTLGPPTQNTELRIVGEDGQPLSAGEIGEIQVRGEQVFPGYYDNDEENNKAFTADGFFKTGDLGKLTLTGELVITGRAKEIIVLASGENIDPSRIESAITKLPFVSDAVLVGQDKKGLGALIVPDFDQLRTYISSKFEPGSESADNLILDKQIISRVKAEINHLLHPKHGFKPFEKLQNIHFLDKEFKMGEELTNTLKKKRHVIETKYQEVISKLLK, encoded by the coding sequence ATGCCGGATACAATTTTAAAAAAAGGGACACTGTTCGATATGTTGCTGAACAGTAGCAATGATTTCGCCGAAGACATTGCTTTTGTTTACCGTTCAAGTAACACCGAATTTGAAGTCAGTTATGAAAAATTATTTGAAGATGCTTTAATTCTTTCTAAAGCTTTCATGTCACATAAAGTCTGCAAAGGGAGCAAGGTGCTGCTTCTTTCCGACAATCGCTATGGATGGATCGTGTCTGATTTTGCACTTATTTCCATCGGGGCAATCAGCGTTCCCCGAGGAAGTGACACGACGACCCAAGAACTTGAATTTATCTTGCAGCATGCCGAATGTGATTTTTTAATTATTGAAACAGAAGAGTTACTTAAAGCCCACGAGGAGATGCTCAAAAAACAGAAGAAGCTGAAAGCCATCTTCGTTATTGAAGGCGATAAGACTCATCGCTGGTTTGATTCTACCTATAGTTACAATGATATTCTTAAAAATAGAACTATAAGCACAGAAGATACACAGAAGTTTTTTGCCCGACGTTATGCTCTTTCTTTAGATGATGTTTTTACCCTGATTTATACATCCGGCACAACTGGAGTTCCCAAAGGGGTCCTCCTGACGCATAGAAATATTATGTATAACGTTCAGAATATGCCCGATCTTATTGCCTTGGATGGGAGTGATCGCTGGGTTTCCATTCTCCCGAGTTGGCATATTTTTGAACGTGCTGCAGAATACATTGCTCTTTCAAAAGGGTGCATGATTTTTTACTCATCAGTGAGAACGTTTGCTGCGGATCTCGAGAAATATCAACCCACAATTGTAGCAACAGTGCCGAGATTGTGGGAATCGATGTACACAAAAGTCAACCAGGCTCTGGAAAAGCAGAGCCCGCGTAAGGCACGGATGTTTAAGCTGCTGGTTGGTATATCTGCGCGGTATAAACATCAGAAACGTGTCTTGAAAAAACAATTACCTGTTTTTTCTAAAGTGTCACTGCTGCAACGCTTTCGTGACAATTTGAATGCCATGGTTCTATTATTGCTGCTGGCGCCGCTGAATAGTTTTGCACAAAAAAAACTCTTGCTGGTGCAGGAAAAGTTTGGTGGTAAGCTCCGGCTTGCGATCAGTGGAGGTGGAAGTTTGCCTCCCTATCTGGATGAATGGATTGATGCCATAGGGATTCGCATCGTTAATGCCTATGGGATGACTGAATGTGCTCCAGCAATTGCTGGAAGATCAGTCAAATGTGAGATTTTCGGCACCCTTGGCCCACCGACGCAAAATACTGAACTGCGCATTGTCGGTGAAGATGGACAGCCATTATCCGCAGGTGAAATTGGGGAAATTCAGGTGCGTGGTGAGCAGGTTTTTCCTGGTTATTACGACAACGATGAAGAAAACAACAAGGCTTTTACGGCTGATGGTTTTTTTAAAACCGGCGACCTGGGAAAACTGACCCTTACGGGGGAGCTTGTTATTACCGGTCGCGCTAAAGAAATTATTGTTCTGGCCAGTGGTGAAAATATCGACCCCAGCCGGATTGAATCGGCTATTACCAAACTCCCATTCGTGAGTGATGCCGTTCTGGTTGGTCAGGATAAGAAGGGGCTGGGGGCTCTTATTGTCCCTGATTTTGATCAATTGCGGACCTATATCAGCAGCAAGTTTGAACCGGGAAGCGAGTCTGCTGATAACCTGATTCTGGATAAACAAATTATCAGCCGGGTCAAAGCAGAAATTAATCATTTACTTCATCCGAAACATGGCTTCAAACCTTTTGAAAAACTTCAGAATATCCATTTTCTGGATAAGGAATTCAAAATGGGGGAAGAGCTGACAAACACTCTGAAAAAGAAACGCCATGTTATTGAAACAAAATATCAGGAAGTGATTTCCAAACTGCTGAAGTAG
- the ftsA gene encoding cell division protein FtsA, producing MILAAETADIAIFSEGAIKHTSVLSIGGDHLTNDIAVGLRTPMAEAEKIKQAYGCCLTSMVGKDETIEVPSVGGREARILSRQLLAEILEPRVEEIFSLVNREITKSGYGDLIASGVVITGGSAILPGMPELAEQVFNLPVRRGNPLDIGGLTDVVNSPIYATGVGLVKYGSLNTQVQNFKIGEKNVFERVSQRMKEWFSEFF from the coding sequence TTGATATTGGCGGCGGAAACGGCTGATATCGCCATTTTTTCAGAAGGAGCCATAAAGCACACATCTGTCCTGTCAATTGGTGGTGATCATTTGACCAATGATATCGCCGTGGGTTTAAGAACTCCGATGGCAGAAGCAGAAAAAATCAAACAGGCTTATGGCTGTTGTCTGACGTCAATGGTGGGAAAAGATGAGACCATCGAGGTTCCTTCTGTTGGGGGGCGTGAAGCAAGAATTTTATCACGGCAACTGTTGGCGGAGATTCTTGAACCGCGGGTAGAAGAAATTTTTTCACTGGTGAATCGGGAAATTACGAAAAGCGGATACGGTGATTTGATTGCTTCAGGCGTTGTCATTACGGGTGGTAGCGCCATTCTTCCAGGTATGCCGGAACTGGCCGAACAGGTCTTTAATCTGCCTGTAAGACGTGGAAATCCTTTAGATATCGGTGGGTTAACCGATGTTGTCAACTCACCGATTTATGCAACCGGGGTGGGCCTGGTTAAGTATGGGAGTCTGAACACCCAGGTGCAGAATTTTAAAATTGGCGAAAAGAACGTATTTGAGCGGGTTTCACAGCGTATGAAGGAATGGTTCAGCGAATTTTTTTAA
- the ftsA gene encoding cell division protein FtsA, with product MSKRTENLIVGLDIGTTKICCIVGNMTEEGLDVVGIGTSPSKGLRKGVVINIESTVSAIQKAIREAELMAGCEIKSVFAGIAGGHIKGLNSQGVIAIKNREVTSEDLQRVIDAAKAIAIPMDREVMHILPQEFIIDDQDGIREPLGMSGVRLEAKVHIVTGAVASAQNIIKSCNRAGADVADSRSGTIGEQ from the coding sequence ATGAGTAAAAGAACTGAAAATTTAATTGTTGGACTTGATATCGGTACCACAAAAATCTGCTGTATTGTCGGCAATATGACGGAAGAAGGGCTCGATGTTGTCGGTATCGGAACCAGTCCATCAAAGGGATTGCGCAAGGGGGTCGTGATCAACATTGAAAGTACTGTCTCCGCAATTCAGAAGGCCATTCGGGAAGCAGAGCTGATGGCCGGTTGTGAAATTAAATCGGTTTTTGCCGGTATCGCCGGCGGACACATAAAGGGATTGAATTCGCAGGGAGTGATTGCGATTAAGAATCGTGAAGTGACAAGCGAAGATTTACAGCGTGTCATTGATGCCGCGAAAGCCATTGCGATTCCCATGGATCGCGAGGTTATGCATATTCTGCCGCAGGAATTTATTATTGATGACCAGGACGGGATTCGTGAACCGCTGGGAATGAGTGGAGTGCGTTTGGAAGCAAAGGTCCACATCGTAACCGGAGCGGTTGCCAGTGCACAGAATATTATCAAAAGCTGCAATCGGGCCGGGGCCGATGTTGCGGACAGTCGTTCTGGAACAATTGGCGAGCAGTGA
- a CDS encoding FtsQ-type POTRA domain-containing protein, whose amino-acid sequence MRDLKKNQKQSKKVRQNRLNKKSKPLNWRKILRRTLRVGAAVFSISLFVVGGFFVTQLLLASDLFRVDQITVQGNDRLSEVQIEALSDIDVGINTFHLDLGLIGQKIEENPWVKEARVQRIFPRQVVISLKERKPVAIVNLGYLYYLDNQGEVFKVLGAGDNLDFPIVTGFDHEKAQQHNADYAQYLRQIVGLLDNLEKRKLFGLDQVSEIHHEEGGGLSLFTLAGGVQVKLGDTGYSKKLDRLERIYEQLQPKLQVLDYIDLNVDEKVIVRIERLNKNGQS is encoded by the coding sequence ATGCGTGATCTGAAAAAAAATCAGAAACAAAGCAAGAAGGTTCGTCAGAATCGGCTGAACAAAAAATCCAAGCCTTTGAACTGGCGGAAAATATTGCGCCGGACATTACGGGTCGGAGCGGCTGTTTTCAGTATTTCCCTGTTTGTTGTCGGTGGTTTTTTTGTTACCCAGTTGTTATTAGCTTCCGATTTGTTTCGGGTTGATCAAATCACGGTGCAGGGAAATGATCGTCTCAGCGAGGTGCAAATTGAAGCGTTGTCGGATATTGACGTTGGAATCAATACGTTCCATCTGGACTTGGGGCTTATAGGCCAGAAGATTGAGGAAAATCCCTGGGTAAAAGAGGCGCGGGTGCAGAGAATATTTCCCCGACAAGTTGTGATCAGTCTCAAAGAACGGAAACCTGTTGCCATCGTCAACCTTGGGTATCTTTATTATCTCGATAATCAGGGAGAGGTTTTTAAGGTTTTGGGCGCTGGTGACAATCTTGATTTTCCAATCGTAACCGGATTTGACCACGAGAAAGCCCAGCAGCACAATGCTGACTATGCACAATATTTACGCCAGATTGTGGGACTTCTGGATAATTTGGAAAAACGCAAGCTGTTCGGTCTTGATCAGGTGTCCGAAATCCACCACGAAGAAGGCGGTGGTTTATCTCTTTTTACCTTGGCGGGTGGTGTGCAGGTGAAGCTGGGGGATACCGGATACAGTAAAAAACTGGATAGATTGGAAAGAATCTATGAGCAACTGCAACCTAAATTGCAGGTGCTTGACTATATTGATCTAAACGTTGATGAAAAAGTTATCGTACGCATTGAACGGCTGAATAAAAATGGCCAAAGCTGA